Part of the Synechococcus sp. MU1643 genome, GTCTTGGGAAAGAATTAGAGAAAACATATAATATATACGGACATATCCATACTAAAAAAAGTGTGCACATAGCAAAGCATCAATCACACTCATGGAGAACCTTCTTGATCGAAAATTTAATTGGGAACGAAGAAAATCATATGATGGACTGCATAATAAGTGCAATGATTGAAGATAAGACACTTGGGCTGGTATTTCCTAGTGATCCACATTGTCCAGGTTGGGATGCAAACTACAGACAGGCAGAGATTTTGGCAGAAAAGCTAAATATTAAATCTCTAACAAATGAATTTGATTTTCCAATAGGTACAATGTTTTGGGCAAGAAAGAATGCACTCAGTCCACTGTATAGCTTAAATCTTGGTTGGGATGATTATCCTTCAGAGCCAATTGGGTATGACGGTACACTATTACACAGTATAGAAAGGTTGATACCATTTGTCGCGGAGTCTCAGGGGTTTAGCTATTCAATGACAAATATACCGAAGATCACACGTTAAGCATTAATCAGACTCTGGTAAAAAAAGTTGAGTCCATCATCAATAGATACATCAGGTCGCCAACTTAATTTAGATATAGCCCTATCGATAGACAAAACATTTACTGGGACATCAAATCCTCTGCCTGCCTTATAGATAACATTGATAGGTCTATTAAATAATAGTTCTAATTTATGCAGGAGATCTTGCAAACTTAGCCCCTGTCCTGAGCCTATATTAAACAAATGTTCTGAACCTGTATAAGAACAAGCAAGATTTATAGCAGATATGAGATCAGAAATATATATAAAATCACGCACAACCTCGCCACTTCCCCATATTTCAACATTTTCATTTCTGATTGCACGACCTAAAAATACTGGAATTACGCCTTGATTAGAGTCTAATCGTTGACGTGGTCCATACGGGTTGGCAACACGTAATACCAGACCGTCAAGACCATATAGTGCTCTATAGAGATAAACATATTTCTCAATTGCTAACTTAGTAATGCCATAAGAACAAATGGGGTCAGTTGGGTGATCTTCCTTAATTGGAAGACTTTTTGGAAGACCATAAACAGTGCCACCAGAAGAAACAACAACAACACGCTTGACATTGGACAAACGAGATGCGTCAAGAAGATTTATAGTGCCCAGTAAATTGACTGCTATATCATCAGAAGGGTTGTGGTTAGAGGATAGAGGCAGGCTCCCACTTGCTAAATGAACAACAAGTTCACATCCACTAATAACAGATTCTAAATCAAGTCGATTTTTAATATCAATACTATGGAGCGAAAGTCCTGGATTAGAGAGTGCGCTAGTACTTATGAGGCCAGGTAACCGGCGTGCTACAGCTCGAACGTTGAAACCCGCGTCTAAAAGCGAATCTACTAGATGGCTGCCTATGAAGCCACTGGCACCCGTAACAACAACCTGCATAAAAGGGATGAAGAATGTAAGAGGCCTCAGATAAAACCATAATAAAGCTCAGAACCTAAAGAACCAGAAATAAAAAGCTAGTGTTCTCAGAATGCCATGTTTGCAAGGCCACGAAGAAAATGGAGTCTTTAATAACGATGTTAATCTATGGAATCGACTTAATCTTATTAAATCAGGCAAGCACGACACCTTGATATCATAGCGGCTATAAAAACATTCCATCTGGTGAATAACATCAAGTGTATGACCTCCAGAACTTGGATCGTGCAACCATGAGTAAAGACGTGATAACCAATAATTCAATCCTAATCCTCGAGCGCCAATGGAGTTTTTATCATGCTGTCGATAAAGAATTGGTGTGTCAGATATGTAAGATATTCTCCCAAATACACTAGAAACTAAGGCAAGCCACCAATCGTGAACAACCGCATCGACTGGAAGTGGTAGCGCTACTTCCAAGAGCGCACGATTACACATAATAGTGCAACCAGTAACAACATTGGTAAGACTTATCATCGATGGAGAATCAAGGCATGGTTTCAAGCACTGTCTTTGAAAGTATGTCTCTCCAAGATCATTTAAATCTTCGCCAACAAGCTGTAGGTCAGAATGTATAAGTAAGGGAATAGACGTGCCAACCCGAGCCTCTAAATCAACGATATGATTTAAAGAGAGCTCAAGCTTATGTGGCAACCAAACGTCATCTTGGTCCGCTAATGCAACATAAGGGGCACAACTTGAACTTAACAATAAATCAACTGACGATGTACAACCAATATTCTCATTGCTCGGCAAAATTTTTATCCAATTTTGATATTTTTTAGCTAATTTAGCTAAAAGCTGGGCGGTGCCATCTGTCGAGAAATCATCACGAATAATTAATTTAGAAGGCCTCAGAGTCTGATTATATATTGATGCGATTTGTGGCTCTATAAAATCAATGCCATTGTAAGTTGGCATTACGACTTCAATCGAATGAGAACTTACCATAATTGCCAACCCCATTTACAGAAATAATGCCAAGCGCTGACTAGATTTACGAACATTAGTCGGAAGCTTTTATAATTTCCTCGACCCCAATTGTGGGTTACAGAGGCAATTGGCAAGTGCACACATTTTCCAATTTGCGAAAGAGATCTTGTGAGGTCAGCATCTTCTAAATACAAGAAGTAGCGTTCATCAAAGCCTCCAATTTTAAGGAAATTATCAGTCAACACTATCATACAACAACCACTCAAATACGTAGACTCGAAAATATCATTATAATTAAATGATGACATATTGTACCATTTATCATAACGGTCTAACCAATTAGGCTTTAAGTTATCTGGGATAAATCTCCGACTGATTAATGCTAATAAAGTAGGATCTCTTTTACACAACAACTGAGGTAAACCATCTTGATCACAAATTTGAGGCACAGCTAAGCTTACGTCAGGATGGTGATGCATCCACCCCAAAAGTTTATTGAATGATCCCGGCAGCCAGGTTAAGTCTGTGTTCATTATAGCAATATACTTTGGAAGTCTATCTAATCTGGATACGAGTAGATTTATGGCTCGACCATAACCCAAGTTAAATGGTGAGGTAACAAATAAGTCAGCTTTAGCTGCAAGATAATCAACTGGCTCATTTGGAGAATAACTATTTACTACAACTGCATACCCGATAGTAAAGGGCAATTTTGAAAGGCAATTTTGCAAATTCAGTACTTCATCCTCCGAAGGGTGGTAAGCAACAAAAAGAAGAAGCAATTCACGTTCTATATCCATGTTAACTGGAAAGGTAATTTTGGCTTAATAAATTCAAAACAATCCTCACAACATTACGTGCACAACACATGGAGATAGTCAGATAGAGGAGAAGAAACTACAAGACAGAATGAATCGCCGGGTTGGTTGATTAAACAATGTTAAAACAGCTAAGAAGTGACCAGGCTTAACCCTATTGCTCGGAAGAGCCCGAAGCAGGCTGGAACATGAACATCGAATAGATCACATTACGGCGCATGTTGGTCATCATTTCGAGGAACATGTCATAACCCTCATTCTTGTATTCGATCAAGGGATCTTTCTGCCCATAGCCGCGCAAACCCACTGATTCGCGCAGAGCGTCCATAGCCTGGAGATGCTCACGCCAAAGAGTATCAATCTGTTGCAGGATGAAAAAGCGCTCAGCTTCTCTCATCAGACCCGGGCGTTGCTGCTCGATCTGGACTTCCTTGAGGTCATAAGCATTACGTAGTTGCTCCTGGAAGAAGGCCTTGAGTTCGTCCATAACAAGGCCCTGCACTTGGTCAGGGGTAAGGTCCTCCAACAGGTAAATAAACTCTTTCACCTTGCCCACCAATTGGTTGAGATCCCATTCTTCCGGCGGCAAGTCGGGATTTACATAAGCCTCAACAATCTCATCCATCGTGCGTTCGCCGTATCCGATCACCTGCTTCTTGAGTGCACGACCATCCAACACGCGACGCCGCTCGGAATAAACCGCCCGGCGCTGGTTGTTCATCACCTCGTCGTACTCAAAAACCTGCTTACGAATATCGTAATAATAGGTCTCCACCTTCTTCTGCGCCCCTTCCAAAGAACGGGTGAGCATGCCGGATTCAATCGGCATATCTTCCTCCACACGGAAGGCATTCATAAGCCCAGCCACACGATCGCCACCAAAGATTCGCAGCAGGTTGTCGCCGAGCGATAGGAAAAAACGAGTGGAGCCAGGGTCTCCCTGGCGACCAGCGCGGCCCCTCAGCTGGTTATCCACCCGCCGGGATTCGTGCCGCTCAGTGCCGATCACATGCAAGCCACCGGCGTCGCGCACGCGAGCATCCTCCTGTTTCACCACCGCGTCGTATTCGCCCTTCACTCTGGAGATTGCTACGCGCAAAGCCTGAATCTGAAGGTCGTCGGTAGGAGCTTTCTCAGCCGCAGTCGCAATCCTCTCCTCCAGCTCAATCACAGTCAATACACGATCGCCCCAAGCCTTAACCAGGTCACGCGCAAGCTGGCCGAGGGCTTGATCGGTGTCGTCAGTGAGTGCACAGGGATAAAGGCTGTCACGGCTGAGGGTTGAGACAAGAACTGGAGCATCCGTAAAGCCAGCGGGAGTACTGCGCTGCACAGGCACAGGCGGCTTGTGATCCTCTTCCGGCTTCACCAAACGGCCCAACAGCACCTCCCGCAACTTCAAACGAGCCATATAGTCACTATTGCCACCAAGAATGATGTCGGTACCCCGTCCCGCCATATTGGTGGCGATGGTCACGGCTCCAGCACGACCGGCTTGAGCGACGATCTCCGATTCGCGCTCCACGTTTTCGGGCTTGGCATTTAGCAGATTGTGGGGAATCTCCTGCTCCGCCAGCAAAGAACTCAGCAGCTCACTCTTCTCAACCGAAGTGGTGCCCACAAGTACCGGGCGGCCGCTCTTGTGGATTTGAGCGGTTTCGTTAGCCACGGCCCGCCACTTGGCGGCTTCGGTTTTGTACACCTGATCCGC contains:
- a CDS encoding rhamnan synthesis F family protein, whose amino-acid sequence is LGKELEKTYNIYGHIHTKKSVHIAKHQSHSWRTFLIENLIGNEENHMMDCIISAMIEDKTLGLVFPSDPHCPGWDANYRQAEILAEKLNIKSLTNEFDFPIGTMFWARKNALSPLYSLNLGWDDYPSEPIGYDGTLLHSIERLIPFVAESQGFSYSMTNIPKITR
- a CDS encoding NAD-dependent epimerase/dehydratase family protein gives rise to the protein MQVVVTGASGFIGSHLVDSLLDAGFNVRAVARRLPGLISTSALSNPGLSLHSIDIKNRLDLESVISGCELVVHLASGSLPLSSNHNPSDDIAVNLLGTINLLDASRLSNVKRVVVVSSGGTVYGLPKSLPIKEDHPTDPICSYGITKLAIEKYVYLYRALYGLDGLVLRVANPYGPRQRLDSNQGVIPVFLGRAIRNENVEIWGSGEVVRDFIYISDLISAINLACSYTGSEHLFNIGSGQGLSLQDLLHKLELLFNRPINVIYKAGRGFDVPVNVLSIDRAISKLSWRPDVSIDDGLNFFYQSLINA
- a CDS encoding glycosyltransferase family 2 protein, whose translation is MGLAIMVSSHSIEVVMPTYNGIDFIEPQIASIYNQTLRPSKLIIRDDFSTDGTAQLLAKLAKKYQNWIKILPSNENIGCTSSVDLLLSSSCAPYVALADQDDVWLPHKLELSLNHIVDLEARVGTSIPLLIHSDLQLVGEDLNDLGETYFQRQCLKPCLDSPSMISLTNVVTGCTIMCNRALLEVALPLPVDAVVHDWWLALVSSVFGRISYISDTPILYRQHDKNSIGARGLGLNYWLSRLYSWLHDPSSGGHTLDVIHQMECFYSRYDIKVSCLPDLIRLSRFHRLTSLLKTPFSSWPCKHGILRTLAFYFWFFRF
- a CDS encoding glycosyltransferase family 2 protein; protein product: MDIERELLLLFVAYHPSEDEVLNLQNCLSKLPFTIGYAVVVNSYSPNEPVDYLAAKADLFVTSPFNLGYGRAINLLVSRLDRLPKYIAIMNTDLTWLPGSFNKLLGWMHHHPDVSLAVPQICDQDGLPQLLCKRDPTLLALISRRFIPDNLKPNWLDRYDKWYNMSSFNYNDIFESTYLSGCCMIVLTDNFLKIGGFDERYFLYLEDADLTRSLSQIGKCVHLPIASVTHNWGRGNYKSFRLMFVNLVSAWHYFCKWGWQLW
- the secA gene encoding preprotein translocase subunit SecA, with translation MLKLLLGDPNARKLKRYQPIVSDINLLEEEIVPLSDDELRGRTSSFQERLANAGSLENQRPILDEILPEAFAVVREAGKRVLGMRHFDVQLIGGMVLHEGQIAEMKTGEGKTLVATLPSYLNALTGRGVHVVTVNDYLARRDAEWMGQVHRFLGLSVGLIQQDMRPEERRRNYECDITYATNSELGFDYLRDNMAADISEVVQREFQYSVIDEVDSILIDEARTPLIISGQVERPQQKYQQAAQVANALARAAELGKDGIDPEGDYEVDEKQRSCTLTDQGFTKAEQMLGVEDLFNPQDPWAHYITNALKAKELFVKDVNYIVRDGEAVIVDEFTGRVMPGRRWSDGQHQAIEAKEILPIQPETQTLASITYQNFFLLYPRLAGMTGTAKTEEVEFEKTYKLETTIVPTNRVRARQDWADQVYKTEAAKWRAVANETAQIHKSGRPVLVGTTSVEKSELLSSLLAEQEIPHNLLNAKPENVERESEIVAQAGRAGAVTIATNMAGRGTDIILGGNSDYMARLKLREVLLGRLVKPEEDHKPPVPVQRSTPAGFTDAPVLVSTLSRDSLYPCALTDDTDQALGQLARDLVKAWGDRVLTVIELEERIATAAEKAPTDDLQIQALRVAISRVKGEYDAVVKQEDARVRDAGGLHVIGTERHESRRVDNQLRGRAGRQGDPGSTRFFLSLGDNLLRIFGGDRVAGLMNAFRVEEDMPIESGMLTRSLEGAQKKVETYYYDIRKQVFEYDEVMNNQRRAVYSERRRVLDGRALKKQVIGYGERTMDEIVEAYVNPDLPPEEWDLNQLVGKVKEFIYLLEDLTPDQVQGLVMDELKAFFQEQLRNAYDLKEVQIEQQRPGLMREAERFFILQQIDTLWREHLQAMDALRESVGLRGYGQKDPLIEYKNEGYDMFLEMMTNMRRNVIYSMFMFQPASGSSEQ